A window of Drosophila subobscura isolate 14011-0131.10 chromosome E, UCBerk_Dsub_1.0, whole genome shotgun sequence contains these coding sequences:
- the LOC117891252 gene encoding receptor expression-enhancing protein 5 isoform X2 encodes MAVQYTQVQQWFEQYKQTVAKSLRDTSKPWTKVMNIVEERTGVDRVNIFFGASALCAVYLMFGGLAQLLCNVIGVMYPAYISIHAIESSTKQDDTKWLTYWVTFGIFTVIEFYSGILTHIIPFYWLLKCVFLIWCMLPTEQNGSTIIYHKLVRPYFLKHHQSVDKLIDDGMKKATNVLKHD; translated from the exons ATGGCCGTTCAATATACTCAAGTCCAACAATGGTTCGAACAGTACAAGCAGACGGTGGCCAAATCCCTGCGCGACACCTCCAAGCCCTGGACCAAGGTGATGAACATCGTGGAAGAGCGGACTGGCGTTGACCGCGTGAATATTTTCTTCG GTGCTTCCGCCTTATGTGCCGTCTATCTGATGTTCGGCGGTTTGGCACAGCTGTTGTGCAATGTTATTGGAGTGATGTATCCGGCCTACATCTCGATCCATGCGATCGAGTCGAGCACCAAGCAGGATGACACCAAATGGCTGACCTACTGGGTGACCTTCGGCATCTTCACGGTGATCGAGTTCTACTCGGGCATCCTGACCCACATCATACCCTTCTACTGGCTGCTAAAG TGTGTTTTCCTCATCTGGTGCATGCTGCCCACGGAGCAGAACGGCTCCACCATTATCTACCACAAGCTGGTGCGACCCTACTTCCTGAAGCATCATCAAT CTGTCGACAAGCTGATTGACGATGGCATGAAGAAGGCCACCAATGTGCTGAAGCATGATTAG
- the LOC117891252 gene encoding receptor expression-enhancing protein 5 isoform X3, producing the protein MWLCDYIMQIKHRQKVRRNVRLPLIYIGSGASALCAVYLMFGGLAQLLCNVIGVMYPAYISIHAIESSTKQDDTKWLTYWVTFGIFTVIEFYSGILTHIIPFYWLLKCVFLIWCMLPTEQNGSTIIYHKLVRPYFLKHHQSVDKLIDDGMKKATNVLKHD; encoded by the exons ATGTGGCTCTGCGATTatattatgcaaataaaacaccGCCAAAAGGTGCGACGAAATGTCCGGCTTCCTCTTATCTACATTGGCTCAG GTGCTTCCGCCTTATGTGCCGTCTATCTGATGTTCGGCGGTTTGGCACAGCTGTTGTGCAATGTTATTGGAGTGATGTATCCGGCCTACATCTCGATCCATGCGATCGAGTCGAGCACCAAGCAGGATGACACCAAATGGCTGACCTACTGGGTGACCTTCGGCATCTTCACGGTGATCGAGTTCTACTCGGGCATCCTGACCCACATCATACCCTTCTACTGGCTGCTAAAG TGTGTTTTCCTCATCTGGTGCATGCTGCCCACGGAGCAGAACGGCTCCACCATTATCTACCACAAGCTGGTGCGACCCTACTTCCTGAAGCATCATCAAT CTGTCGACAAGCTGATTGACGATGGCATGAAGAAGGCCACCAATGTGCTGAAGCATGATTAG
- the LOC117891252 gene encoding receptor expression-enhancing protein 5 isoform X1, with translation MVIMAVESWESKVIELFKENVLLRFGASALCAVYLMFGGLAQLLCNVIGVMYPAYISIHAIESSTKQDDTKWLTYWVTFGIFTVIEFYSGILTHIIPFYWLLKCVFLIWCMLPTEQNGSTIIYHKLVRPYFLKHHQSVDKLIDDGMKKATNVLKHD, from the exons ATGGTGATCATGGCAGTTGAGAGCTGGGAGAGTAAAGTGATTGAGCTGTTCAAAGAGAATGTCTTGCTACGCTTTG GTGCTTCCGCCTTATGTGCCGTCTATCTGATGTTCGGCGGTTTGGCACAGCTGTTGTGCAATGTTATTGGAGTGATGTATCCGGCCTACATCTCGATCCATGCGATCGAGTCGAGCACCAAGCAGGATGACACCAAATGGCTGACCTACTGGGTGACCTTCGGCATCTTCACGGTGATCGAGTTCTACTCGGGCATCCTGACCCACATCATACCCTTCTACTGGCTGCTAAAG TGTGTTTTCCTCATCTGGTGCATGCTGCCCACGGAGCAGAACGGCTCCACCATTATCTACCACAAGCTGGTGCGACCCTACTTCCTGAAGCATCATCAAT CTGTCGACAAGCTGATTGACGATGGCATGAAGAAGGCCACCAATGTGCTGAAGCATGATTAG